From the Billgrantia sulfidoxydans genome, one window contains:
- a CDS encoding 1-acyl-sn-glycerol-3-phosphate acyltransferase: protein MKLALYGLVGSLLVLGGWRVARSPRPLIRFLIYLLVRCCYRLRLRGRNAIPAKGAAVVVCNHVSFMDALVMGGASPRPLRFLMDRPIYESPWLNWLFRLVGAIPVESDRRDPGSVRRALEEVSRALRGGEVVMLFPEGRLTPNGEVQAFRRGLETILARDPVPVIPAGLSGLWGSWTSHRDGPALSKRPRRFRARVALYFGKPIPPRLARRELLEARVRGLKAEADAWACPHEVSPLRRG, encoded by the coding sequence GTGAAGCTGGCGTTGTACGGGCTGGTCGGCTCCCTGCTGGTGTTGGGCGGCTGGCGCGTGGCGCGCTCACCGCGACCGCTCATCCGCTTTCTCATCTACCTGCTGGTTCGCTGCTGCTATCGGTTGCGCCTGCGCGGTCGCAACGCCATCCCGGCCAAGGGAGCGGCGGTGGTGGTGTGCAATCATGTCAGCTTCATGGATGCGCTGGTCATGGGCGGGGCCAGCCCGCGCCCGCTGCGCTTCCTCATGGACCGGCCGATCTACGAGTCGCCCTGGCTCAACTGGCTGTTCCGCCTGGTGGGGGCGATTCCCGTGGAATCCGACCGGCGCGACCCCGGCAGCGTACGTCGCGCGCTGGAGGAGGTCAGCCGGGCGCTGCGCGGCGGCGAGGTGGTGATGCTCTTTCCCGAGGGGCGATTGACCCCGAATGGCGAGGTGCAGGCTTTCCGCCGAGGGCTCGAGACGATCCTGGCGCGCGACCCGGTGCCGGTGATCCCGGCCGGCCTGTCCGGCCTGTGGGGCTCGTGGACCTCGCATCGCGATGGCCCGGCGCTATCCAAGCGGCCGCGGCGTTTCCGTGCCAGGGTGGCGCTCTACTTCGGCAAGCCGATTCCCCCCAGGCTGGCACGGCGCGAGCTGCTCGAGGCGCGGGTGCGGGGGCTCAAGGCCGAGGCCGACGCCTGGGCCTGTCCGCACGAGGTCTCCCCGTTGCGGCGAGGCTGA